From the Labrus mixtus chromosome 10, fLabMix1.1, whole genome shotgun sequence genome, the window aCGTCCCTAGGGGTGGAGAAATTAGCCTGTTCTAATGGTCTAATTAAAACGTCCTCCATCATGAGCCTAATCTGTTTATATATCTCTCTGCAGATGGTTGCAAATATGGCCGCAGGATTACTGGCAGAGCCTGGACCAAGCGGAGGGGCTGGAGTCTCTGATAAGACATAACGAGTCGGACCCTTCGCTCCTGTGGAAGCACATCCAAAGCATTGCTGTGAGCAGAGCCAGAGGAAAACACTGACACAGGCCTGGAAACAAACAGAGGATGGCGCACGTCCAGGATAACAGGGGTGTCCCATATTATGCATCCCTGTGGTTGAAATGGGAGATATGGTGCAGAAACGACTCATATTTCTACACCTGAGCCAAAACCCTTTTACCCTGACAAACAGTTTAGTTACACTCTAACAGATTTTATTCAAACTCAGCTGACATGATAGTTTTCTCCTCAATCCCAAGTCCAAATGGGAAATAATGTAAACGAGTGCAATATGCCACCAttataaagttgttttattacTATAACAGAGGGGCCATCTCTGCTTGTACTCTGCTTTGCATTGTTAACATTAACTGCATGCGGTGCAGTTGTTCCACAGAGGCACATTCTCACAGGAGGAAGCTTTTCATGGTACTGGGGCAGAGCCAGAGACGTGTCCTCAGCACCAAGGGAGCTCTGCCTAACTGTGTGTGAAGACCATCACGACAGAAGCCACTGAGCTGCATTAGCTCCTTTACAGTTGCTCTGCAGGCCCTGATGGTTATTAGCTTAAGGGGCATTTAATGTACACTGCTTTTAAAACGACTATGCAAGGAAAATATCATTCCGCCAAGAAGTGTAAGAGTGAGCAAACGTAGAGTTAAGCTCAACTCCCTGTGGACAAGCTGCTCTGAGTTAGGAAAGAAACGCTCAGGAACGGCTCATCGGATGAAATTCTGTGCACAGACTCTTTATGACATTGCCTataattgtgttttgtttcatgattCCGATCGTGTTAATGtgcaataacttttttttttattattgtgctttttttaaaaaacttgttACTGCTCAAGCCTCCATGACAGCTCTGTGTTCCAACTAGCACACTGTCTTTGTACCACATATTTATACCAGGGTTatataaatcattttattttcttaacaaagCATTGTACATGTTAACTCACTGTTTTTTTataaggaagaagaaaaaaaaaagatgtagacATTTTGTAACAAAGTTATTTTCTTGTATAACTAGTGCTGCTAAAATATAAGATAGTACCCCACTCGCTTGTATTAGTCTGCTATATGTTGCACAGACACATCCTTCATAGTTTACTGAGGCAGATACAGCTTTCAccaccaagaaaaaaaacaaaaacatgagcaTGTATAATGTTTGAGAAACTAGAAAATTGAACCTAATGTAAGAGTCATTAAGTAATCGTATTGTTCTCCATCGTTGCCAAGTCGAAACTGAACACAGTCTAAACTCTGAGACTGACCGGTTCGCACTTTATATGCAAATGAACATGAAGAGAAGGTGACGAGGATAAGAGGCTGCTGAAGAGCTCTGATAATCAGTCAAGGGCTCTGGAGTAGCAGCTCTCGCAGTGGACTTTCCCTTCGTGTAGGAACATGCTGAAGAGAAGGTCTCCCATTGGCTTATCACAGACGGCACACTTCGGGAAGAAGGAGAATGTTattagaaaatgtaattaatgaaAACAACGCAGTGAAGGGCAGGGCAGTCATTGTTGAAGTGTTCTCATACTCCGTAATAAGACTGCCAATATACAACTGCTGAATATAAACTGTATTTGAAGATTTCAAAGGATAACCAAGAAACACGTGTAAGTCACTTTGACTTTTAAACGAATaggtaaacatttaaaaatgcagaCAATCTTTTTGGCTGTTTTGCCTTAAGTTAGATAAGAAGATTGATAGTACGtgtcaaatatttactaaagctAAAAGAAGGTTAGGTTAACACAATACCATGGCACGTTGTTGCTGACTAAATCTACCAACAAGCATCTCATGTTACCTAATACTCAGTTAAGAACAGAACAGGACTAGACTCGAGGAACGGATCACTCCAAGCCAAGAATTTGTACAGCACATCGTACATAGAGCCTCATGTTAGCATTCTTACTTTGTGTACAAATTAAACAAAGGTGtacaatttatatattttttttatataaagctttaaagctgtttgtaaGTGATTCTTGAACTAACGAGAGTGTCAggcctgttctttatctgtttgcTGTGCTAAGCATTAACCTTGTAATGGTTATAATGTCATATTTACCATAAAGACATGAGCGTGGCACACAGTTTCTTATCtaagcataaaaaaaatgttctaaatTGTCAACCTTTAAGTGTTTAAAAGCTGCGTTCATTTTAGGATTAGTCCCTTCTCCTGTAGTCGTGTGAACATGGAGTAGTATCTTGCACAGAGCTGAGCAGACGGATGGTGTGTTACCTTGAAGCAGGCAGGGTGGCAGTTGACATTGAGGTGCTCGATGGAGATCTTGGCATCGTTGCCGACCAGCTTTCCACAGTAGTTACAGGTGGATGACAGCGAGACGCTAGGGAGACAGCAGTGGAGAAAAGTTAGTTTGGCCACTGACTCGAGCTGCTCTAGTGCAACTTCAGCTCTGTTTGCTTAAATAACCTGTGATCTTTTCTCTGCTGTGCATGGGAACTTAATAAGTGTAAATAATCCTTTGATGTCCCCACTTAGCCTCCTAATGAGCAGGCTTGCTGGAATTTCTGCCCCGCTGCTCGCACTGGTTTCGTTAAAACTGGAGATAATAAGGCAGGGGGGGAAAGGGTCAGGCTTATAGCTGCTTTAGAACAGGTTTAGGGAGTTGAGTTGTTGCTAGTTTTAATTGGAGGGGCTGCTGAAAAAGTAACTGACAACCATGACGTCAAACGTTGGACCCACTATGCAAGCAAGCAAGGTCTTCTGAGGAAAATGTGCGAGCTCTTACAAACCGGTGAAGTGGCACTCTCAACCCATGTACAGAAAGACTAAAAAGTGCAGGAAAAATGTTAACATTGCAACACCAGATGACAAAGTGAATGATGTTAAAGTAGACGTTGCTGAAGAGCGCTAAAAGGAGTTGAAATGTCAAGTGTAAGTGACATCTCAATAATAAATGAAACCCTTCAGAGCAAAAACCTTCAGAGAATTTCATGTCCATATGAAGTGTTGATACTGAAAGATACAAGTTGAAGCACTGAAAGTAAGTAGTCTGCTAGAAGCTCTGGACGTtaaagagttttgtttttggaagttcccttttttttgttaagctGAGATCTGGAGAGCAAGCATTGAAAGGAGGCGGTCAAATGAGCTGTAATGTCAGTCCACGTGTTAATGTGTGAAAGCAGTCTTTTGAAGAGGAAGGGCTGAGCGCAGGGGAACAAGGGTTGATGCATGTAGCTTGTTGAGTAGAGGATAAGGGGTCTGTTTGTATGTCACCTACCTCGGGGGGCTGCTGTACGAGTAATTTGCAGATCTTGATGTCAAATAATCTGACCCACTGTGTGGAAAAGAAACAGTAAGCAGGTCAACAGACGagcatatatattttttttaatcaataatgTCATTAATGGATTGGTCCTACCCGTCGGCTGTGTCTCTGGCATTATGCAGGGACAGCTCTGATGAATTCACGTACTCCTTCAAATACACAAACCCCCTGCAGCAGAGACGGATGAATCAAAGAGTGAGTTCATGTGCATATTCCAAATGGCTTTCAGTTGTCACTCTTCTCTAAATATCAAATCACTCACTTTTTTGTCTCGGGTTCTGGTGTTTGGACACGCTGCTCTTCCTCTATCACAGTCCTGGAATAGGTGTCATAACTGGAGACagagtgcagcagcagtgttAGTGTCATCTCTCACTCAATGACGACAGCACTGTGATGGCTTACAAAGAAGGCGCTATATCTGTCAAATGTAACTCAGGAGATAATCATTTTCTGCCATCCCTTGTTAATGGCATGCTGCTTAACAGGCTGTGATCTGACAAAGGGGCATCTCTAATACACATCATTAATCTGACATCTGGAGACTGATAATTAGTGGGAGGAAAATGAGGGCAGACTGAAAGACAATGGGAGATCAGATCTTGTCATTAGATTTCACTAATAGAGTTGAGCCAGGAGTTTAAGCGTGTAAGCAGGTATCATACAGGAGTGTCAGGTAACTTTAGACCCAGGCTGCAGAGGTAAGAGGATGCAGCTGTGGTCCTGCAGGGTTTGGCCTTAATCTCACATCCCCTTATTAAAACAGTAATgttacaaacacaaagatacagCAGATCTGGttggtgtaaaaacaaaaaaaagccaagaTAACATatttaaggcagttttttcttaccactgtaacttttgctgctttgctaaagtgctcatgatggataggccggatctttgtaacatagcaataagtaaggtcttttacctgctttttgtaacataacaatgagtaaggtcttttacctgctttttgtaacataacaatgagtaaggtcttttacctgctttttgtaacataacaatgagtaaggtcttttacctgctcttttgtaatgttaacagacaatgagtaaggtattttacctgcttcttgtaaagtgtctcgagataacacttgttatgagttgacgctatacaaataaaagttgattgattgattgatttaatgaggttctttggattttaaatacatttaactacattaaacatttattctaCTGAAAAGAGTCAATTTAATTTCAGTGTGACACCCTGCCCTTGCTAAAAATGTTCATAGTCACACAATACAAAAAGGTCCAGTTAGAGGAGTGTCTGCACAAAAGTAAGAAAATCAACAGACCAAATAGTAGAAAATAACACTCTGGAGAAGTTATTCTTGCATTATGCTGTCTGACGTTAACAAGATCATAAACTTACCGATCCATAGCGGGCTCTGGCTCACCGTGTGTCTCCCTggaaggcaaggcaaggcaagctGTATTAGACTTTTTACTGTGGGCTGTGGCAGTCAATAAGCTGGATGCTATCCAGTGAACAAGATCTCTGCAGTTTTTATAAGTGTATGAAGCTGATCTTTCTGACTCGCAGCACTGGAGGGCTTGGGATTTATTGACCAGGTGTGCCCTGTTTTCTATTGTACGGCAGCGTTGCCTCGTTCTTAGCCCTCCTCCTATGTTTTGTCATTGTTAACATTAACCTACATTTCCCTCGTGCTCTCAAATTCCGTCCCTCAGTTTGTGATGAAAAGATGTGAGATTTAAGACATTCTCATATTTTCCAAACCTGATAGTGGTGATGGTTgtgactgtctgtgtctgtgtgtcctcgAGGCTGCAAAACAGAGGACAATCCTGCATTATAATATGTATGGTAGGACAAATTTAGAGTCAAAATACAAGTTTAGAGGAAGTTGATTATCCTCAGACCGAGCCGTGAGGAACGTGGATTTAACTTGCTTTCAATTAAATGCTTGACAGGCACTGAATTTTAAGGTTCTATAATCACATCTGGAAAAATAGTGGAACACAAACAGGTTTAATGTGCATTTAATGAACCCAGCCTGTGGGGAtacctttcctcttcctcttcctcctcctcctcctcctcctcctcatctccctgGCCTGAAGAATAGGTGGTAGTGTAGACAGTGGGTGACGTCCACCGGTCCCATGGGGAGTCATTCTCCTTGGATCTTTAGTACAAACCAAACATGAcatgagagacagaaaaactctctatttgtaaaaaaaaaaaaaaaaaaagcttggagGGGATCTGCTTACCCCAGTTGTGGGTCAAAGTTGTAACAAATATGTATCTGACCTATTTCTGTGAGCACCAGTGCACAATGATTTCTGGCTCGCTGAATACACGCAAAAGCCTCCTTTCTCCACCGTAGTG encodes:
- the LOC132981730 gene encoding zinc finger protein 185-like, with amino-acid sequence MQDCPLFCSLEDTQTQTVTTITTIRETHGEPEPAMDRYDTYSRTVIEEEQRVQTPEPETKKGFVYLKEYVNSSELSLHNARDTADGGSDYLTSRSANYSYSSPPSVSLSSTCNYCGKLVGNDAKISIEHLNVNCHPACFKCAVCDKPMGDLLFSMFLHEGKVHCESCYSRALD